Proteins found in one Haloferax litoreum genomic segment:
- a CDS encoding signal peptidase I, producing the protein MKVSEFVEYAVLGLFLIAVVALLFGQALGQPILLGYVETGSMEPTMEPGDGFVAVPSVLTDSPDAGDVVVFRSEELHGGGLTTHRVVRHTSDGYITRGDANPFTDQDNVEPPVTDSRIVAEALQLNGEVVVVPGLGTGVQTIHVAVGAVVGVFAGLPGFESLLRGEFSPMLLVGIGGGLIALSVGVDLFGSSRPAGKRTRSRPNYVSIGVVLFVLVVLISAPATVSMLFGSGTTTVDIISSESPAENPLVVEPGDAATVEYRLTNKGYIPMMTVVESTHPDVTFGQSVFVVSGQQSTTTTLSIRAPEQTGAYTREITEQRYLPILPKSLILGLHDIHPLVAIAVIDALLVVGALALGIVTLGMTPVRMRTVGRNISFVERLKRRFL; encoded by the coding sequence GTGAAGGTCTCGGAATTCGTCGAATACGCAGTGTTGGGTCTCTTCCTGATAGCCGTCGTTGCACTCCTCTTCGGGCAGGCACTCGGCCAACCCATCCTCCTCGGGTACGTCGAGACCGGAAGTATGGAACCGACGATGGAACCCGGCGATGGATTCGTCGCCGTCCCCTCGGTGCTGACCGACTCGCCAGACGCCGGCGACGTCGTCGTCTTCCGTTCCGAGGAACTCCACGGTGGCGGACTGACGACCCATCGCGTGGTGAGACACACCTCCGACGGGTACATCACTCGCGGCGACGCCAACCCGTTCACCGACCAGGACAACGTCGAGCCACCGGTCACGGACTCTCGAATCGTCGCCGAGGCACTCCAACTGAACGGCGAGGTGGTCGTCGTCCCCGGACTCGGAACGGGTGTGCAGACGATCCACGTGGCCGTGGGTGCTGTCGTCGGTGTCTTCGCTGGACTCCCCGGTTTTGAGTCGCTCCTTCGGGGAGAGTTCTCGCCGATGTTGCTCGTGGGAATCGGCGGGGGACTCATCGCCCTGAGCGTCGGCGTCGACTTATTCGGGAGTTCTCGACCCGCCGGAAAACGAACTCGTAGTCGGCCGAACTACGTCTCTATCGGCGTCGTACTGTTCGTCCTCGTCGTCCTCATCTCCGCGCCCGCGACGGTGAGTATGCTCTTCGGGTCGGGGACGACGACAGTCGACATCATCAGTTCGGAGTCGCCGGCCGAGAACCCACTCGTCGTCGAACCGGGTGACGCGGCGACGGTCGAGTATCGCCTGACCAACAAGGGGTACATCCCGATGATGACCGTCGTTGAGTCGACGCACCCAGACGTCACGTTCGGCCAGTCAGTGTTCGTCGTCTCGGGTCAACAGAGTACGACGACGACGCTCTCGATTCGCGCACCGGAACAGACGGGAGCGTACACGCGAGAGATTACAGAACAGCGGTATCTCCCGATTCTCCCGAAGTCACTCATCCTCGGCCTACACGACATCCACCCGTTGGTCGCAATCGCCGTCATCGACGCGCTTCTCGTGGTAGGGGCACTCGCTCTCGGTATCGTCACGCTGGGGATGACCCCGGTCCGGATGCGGACGGTGGGACGAAACATCTCGTTCGTCGAGCGACTGAAGCGGCGGTTCTTGTGA
- a CDS encoding response regulator, whose amino-acid sequence MSETTGEVTPQVLTYGEPPDEAWDVASGVDVRYTNSNHELLEGLTTRRPQLVLCLHAPPQYDGIEAVKTIRRFDAAVPVVLASRVQNTMTNLQAAQTQVTWCVELPADKSVADGLFDVVTDASEWFESQVS is encoded by the coding sequence GTGTCAGAAACTACCGGAGAGGTTACACCACAGGTACTCACCTATGGGGAACCACCTGACGAAGCGTGGGACGTTGCGAGCGGCGTCGACGTGCGGTACACCAACTCGAACCACGAGTTGCTCGAAGGACTGACGACACGGCGACCACAGTTGGTCCTCTGTCTTCACGCACCACCGCAATACGACGGAATCGAGGCAGTGAAGACAATCCGCCGATTCGACGCTGCGGTGCCCGTCGTCCTCGCGTCGCGTGTCCAAAACACCATGACCAACCTGCAAGCGGCACAGACGCAGGTGACGTGGTGTGTCGAACTCCCGGCCGACAAATCGGTGGCCGACGGGTTGTTCGACGTCGTCACCGACGCGAGCGAGTGGTTCGAGTCGCAGGTGTCGTAG
- a CDS encoding pentapeptide repeat-containing protein, whose amino-acid sequence MQRLDAKGDLSCRHLQTGRQWLLYDATIDGRLDAFGGCGTSFLATGIRATGGISLRKATVDEQIDLTQAQVDGPVWLSHTHVGDHLDAGAAEFRDRLSLSHCRVGGDVTLRDTTVQDGLSLGHLHACGTVDAARLHVANGVDATSSQFDDEVDFTELTTADGHLVFDYATFDAAVYFDASTVDSPRLSFENAHFDRTISFVRAAIAGTLSFSGARFTPQSQFRMVESTVGRDVVCDHATVDGEMYWNTSRVNENVDVSDCTITALEFGVEIGGRLDFAYTYVTERAGFTETTVHGPARFTCARFDSEPSLTDATLEGAVATYDLTVQTPELSR is encoded by the coding sequence ATGCAGCGACTCGACGCGAAGGGCGACCTCTCCTGTCGACACCTCCAGACTGGCCGGCAGTGGTTGCTCTACGATGCGACCATCGATGGCAGACTCGATGCGTTCGGGGGGTGCGGGACGTCGTTCCTCGCCACCGGTATCCGCGCCACCGGTGGCATCTCGCTTAGAAAGGCGACAGTCGACGAACAAATCGACCTCACGCAGGCGCAGGTCGACGGCCCAGTCTGGCTCTCACATACACACGTCGGCGACCACTTGGACGCCGGAGCAGCAGAGTTTCGCGACCGGCTATCGCTCTCTCATTGCCGGGTGGGTGGCGACGTCACACTCCGGGACACGACAGTCCAGGATGGACTCTCGCTCGGCCACCTCCACGCGTGTGGGACGGTCGACGCGGCGCGACTTCACGTCGCGAACGGTGTCGACGCGACGAGTAGCCAGTTCGACGACGAAGTCGACTTCACCGAACTCACTACTGCCGACGGCCACCTCGTGTTCGATTACGCGACGTTCGACGCCGCGGTGTACTTCGACGCGTCGACAGTCGATAGTCCGCGTCTCTCGTTCGAGAACGCTCACTTCGACAGGACGATATCGTTCGTCCGCGCCGCCATCGCGGGGACGCTCTCGTTCTCGGGCGCACGATTTACGCCGCAGTCGCAGTTCCGAATGGTCGAGAGTACCGTCGGGCGAGACGTCGTCTGCGACCACGCGACCGTCGACGGCGAGATGTACTGGAACACCTCGCGAGTGAACGAGAACGTCGACGTCTCCGACTGTACCATCACGGCGCTCGAATTCGGTGTCGAAATCGGTGGCCGACTCGACTTCGCGTACACGTACGTCACCGAGCGTGCGGGGTTCACAGAGACCACCGTCCACGGACCAGCGCGATTCACGTGTGCACGGTTCGATAGCGAGCCATCACTCACCGACGCCACACTCGAAGGGGCCGTCGCGACGTACGATTTGACGGTCCAGACACCCGAACTGTCGCGCTAA
- the glmM gene encoding phosphoglucosamine mutase has product MFGTSGVRGPFGDLITPELAASLGQALAACGSDRVVVGHDARTTSPLLADASSSALRSAGVDVIRAGQVSTPTLARGVAWTDSDAGLMVTASHNPPEDNGFKLWEPTGQAFGEARRTEIEATLNANEQTYASWDDVGTEHDADYLTARHVDALCDAVDIDGKCSVVVDLGNGMGGATVEALLRMGCDVQTLNATPDGHFPGRPSEPTAETCETLCSVVANTDANLGIAHDGDADRMMAVDETGSFVEGDELLALFAREVVTDGERAAAPLNTSLVVDDVLDEQGASLTRTKVGDVFVADAARDDDVVFGGEPSGAWIWPDETLCPDGPLAACKLVELVERRGSLAAQRAALASYPLRRTSVETDEKEAVMEGVRDALMDTYDSGRISTLDGVRVEHEDGWFLVRASGTQPLVRLTAEARDEQRADELLAEARSFVDNAQ; this is encoded by the coding sequence ATGTTTGGAACAAGCGGTGTACGCGGTCCCTTCGGGGACTTGATCACGCCTGAGTTGGCGGCGTCTCTCGGGCAGGCGCTTGCAGCCTGTGGCTCCGACCGTGTCGTCGTCGGTCACGACGCACGAACGACGAGTCCCCTTCTCGCCGATGCCTCGAGTTCGGCCCTCCGAAGTGCCGGTGTCGATGTAATCCGTGCTGGGCAAGTCTCGACGCCGACGCTTGCCCGCGGCGTCGCATGGACAGACTCCGATGCGGGACTGATGGTCACTGCATCACACAACCCACCAGAAGATAACGGATTCAAATTGTGGGAGCCCACCGGACAGGCGTTTGGCGAGGCTCGCCGTACCGAAATCGAAGCGACACTCAATGCCAACGAACAGACGTACGCGTCGTGGGACGATGTCGGCACTGAGCACGACGCCGACTACCTAACGGCACGCCACGTCGACGCCCTCTGTGACGCGGTCGATATCGATGGTAAGTGTTCGGTCGTCGTCGACTTAGGCAACGGCATGGGAGGGGCAACTGTCGAAGCCCTACTCCGCATGGGATGCGACGTACAGACGCTGAATGCGACCCCCGACGGCCACTTCCCCGGTCGTCCGAGCGAGCCCACGGCGGAGACGTGCGAGACGCTCTGTTCCGTCGTCGCCAACACAGATGCCAACCTCGGTATTGCACACGACGGCGACGCCGACCGAATGATGGCCGTCGACGAGACGGGGTCGTTCGTCGAGGGGGACGAACTTCTCGCGCTGTTCGCCCGCGAGGTCGTTACCGATGGTGAGCGTGCTGCTGCTCCACTCAATACGAGTCTCGTCGTCGACGACGTCCTCGACGAACAGGGTGCGTCGCTCACCCGGACGAAAGTCGGCGACGTCTTCGTCGCCGACGCGGCTCGCGACGACGACGTTGTCTTCGGTGGCGAACCGAGTGGTGCGTGGATCTGGCCCGACGAAACACTCTGTCCTGATGGTCCGCTCGCGGCGTGCAAGCTCGTCGAACTCGTCGAACGGCGCGGTTCGTTGGCTGCCCAACGCGCAGCGCTGGCGTCGTATCCACTCCGCCGGACGAGCGTCGAGACCGACGAAAAAGAGGCGGTCATGGAGGGCGTTCGTGACGCGCTGATGGATACCTACGACTCTGGGCGGATTTCGACGCTCGATGGCGTGCGTGTCGAACACGAGGATGGGTGGTTCCTCGTTCGCGCTAGTGGCACGCAACCGCTGGTACGGTTGACCGCCGAGGCACGCGACGAGCAGCGAGCGGACGAGTTGTTGGCGGAGGCGCGAAGCTTCGTCGACAACGCACAGTAA
- a CDS encoding acetyltransferase encodes MNGPDTADETSFYLDYEMQVDATRDAVSKLARDVLQYEWADYLRRFPPDGPQTWDHLDSGKPWGRVTPRTWDVGRNHGFDVHFEHYPTPRALQRGQLRFELHLEDGLSGDADFSGDSPYTALRGRIIEAIERVRQESDEVPHGDFGTGRTIWWSDYRFTAGDTVAYYEKLREALSEHAVFVDAVSEALRTSVGQ; translated from the coding sequence ATGAATGGCCCCGACACCGCGGACGAAACGAGCTTCTACCTCGATTACGAGATGCAGGTCGACGCCACTCGTGATGCCGTGTCGAAGCTCGCCCGCGACGTCCTCCAGTACGAGTGGGCAGACTACCTCCGCCGGTTCCCACCAGACGGACCGCAGACGTGGGACCACCTCGACTCGGGCAAGCCGTGGGGCCGCGTCACGCCGCGTACGTGGGACGTCGGTCGGAACCACGGGTTCGACGTGCACTTCGAACACTACCCGACGCCGCGCGCCCTCCAGCGGGGGCAGTTGCGGTTCGAGTTGCATCTCGAAGACGGACTGAGTGGCGACGCCGACTTCTCGGGCGACTCACCGTACACGGCGCTCCGAGGGCGGATTATCGAGGCAATCGAGCGCGTGCGTCAGGAATCAGACGAGGTCCCACACGGCGACTTCGGTACTGGGCGGACGATTTGGTGGTCGGACTACCGGTTCACCGCCGGCGATACGGTCGCGTACTACGAGAAACTTCGAGAGGCACTCTCGGAGCACGCAGTGTTCGTGGATGCGGTGAGCGAGGCGTTGCGGACGTCGGTTGGACAGTAG
- a CDS encoding metal-dependent hydrolase gives MPDLLAHALLAYSLATIASWRYEWVSRPYVTVAMAGAFIPDMAKAELVVSNYWMEQFLGIPFDWFGLHTTGAALCSVLVGVLLVRSSERVRVGALLALGAASHLVADAFLLKPTGVSYPLLWPLTRYYPPTPGLYLSTDVMPAVVLGVVALGTTLVTRYRQ, from the coding sequence ATGCCTGACCTGCTCGCACACGCCCTGTTGGCCTACAGTCTCGCTACGATTGCCTCGTGGCGTTACGAGTGGGTCAGCCGCCCGTACGTCACCGTCGCGATGGCCGGGGCGTTCATCCCGGACATGGCGAAAGCGGAACTCGTCGTCTCGAACTACTGGATGGAACAGTTCCTCGGTATCCCGTTCGACTGGTTCGGGCTCCACACGACCGGTGCCGCACTGTGCTCGGTGCTCGTCGGTGTTCTGCTCGTCCGGTCGAGCGAACGCGTGCGAGTCGGTGCACTCCTCGCACTCGGCGCTGCGTCACACCTCGTCGCCGATGCCTTCCTGCTGAAACCCACGGGCGTCTCGTACCCACTCCTCTGGCCGCTGACGAGGTACTACCCACCGACACCGGGGCTGTACCTGAGTACAGACGTGATGCCAGCGGTCGTCCTCGGTGTCGTCGCCCTCGGCACCACACTCGTGACGCGGTATCGGCAGTGA